In the Trichoderma atroviride chromosome 4, complete sequence genome, caaggccaaggctcgGCGCCTACAGCCACTCCCTGCCCACGCCTCTCATCTGCAATCTAGCCGGGCTAGGCAATGCGATATCTGCATAGCTGCATATCGCGCCGCGCTTGCTGCATACAGGCGTGTATCGACTGCGGTATGGAGGTCCCCAAGTACCGCCCCGCTACTTTGCATACATACACAAGTACTGTATGGCCTCAGGCGAAGAACTGCACGCCCACGCCCATCCCATGTCCCATGTCCATCCCACCCATGCCATTTCTTTCTGGCCTCACTCCCTCCTGCACTCCCCCCATCGTCCCTACACGCAAAGTCGTACCTTGCGTTCTGTTGACATCccggcagcagcacgccTTGGACTAGTTCGCTCAGCCATCAAGACGTACCTTGAATCTTGTCCGTCTGGATGGGTGGCAGGACCCCCTTCGTCATGCAAAGGGCCAACTGGGGACCGGCCATATCTCCACCTTCTcgtgctgtgctgccgcTATGGCGCTTCGTTCATATAAGCCGTCCTCGGGACCTTGCTAGAACAACCACTGCGAGCCTCAGATCGTTTCTTCCAAAGATAGACTTCTTATTCGAGCCATCCTTAAAACCAGAGACGCAGAGCTATAAGGAAGGCATCTGCTCCCTATTTTCGTCTTGTTCTCGAGCATTTCAACCCCCAAGACCGTCTTCTGCTTCGGCTATTCGCTTCTCATTACTTGCTGTCTATGCCACCTCTTTTGTTACTGTATGAGAAGCCCCCTCTCAAGACAAGTCTCTGTCGCTTATAAGGCGCCTCCcccgtctcttcttctctcccactTGACCGATTTGCTCACAATCGGCAAGGTCAGCAACTGAGTAAAACGTCTGTCTTCGGAGCCTTCTCCAATTCTGAGTGGGAGTCATCATATTCTCTCGTGCTTCCCACCCTCATTCCGCGTGTCACTCACAGCCTACGCCACCGCAGCCTGCTGCTTATGTGAACACACCCAAAGCGTCTTCAGCCTTACTCTGTCTCACTTGAGTCCTGGCTTTATAAAACTGGGCCAATTCTCAGCTCGtcctcctttttctctcctacCCACTTTCcaaccttcttcttgtttatTTGAGCAAGAAGATCCCCTCCATAGCTCTCTTGGCCTCAGACTTGGACCATTATTATCTTATCTGCAAGCATGAGGTAGAATATTCATTacatttcttctttattgGGACTGAAACTGATCGAGTTTCTCAGTGCCGTTGCCATTCAGTTTGACCCGAGCTTCAGCATGGGATCTAGGTCTCAATTTCCTTGGCAAGGTAAGATAGCTACAAGTGTTGGGCAATGCAGTCGAGAACACGCTCACTAacttcctctccctcttgcAGGAATGTTTGAATCTAGCAACTCTGTACCCGCTATGATGACACAAGATTACTCGCCGATTCTCCCTCCTGTATCTGAGTCCAGCGTCTCTCCTCAGAGTCTACCAAAGATGCTTCCCCCCTAGCCCATCCAGGAGCATCCTCACCCCAGAGCAACGAGAATTGAAAAAGCAGCGAGACAGAGCTCGAAGGGGTGAGAGAATCACCACGCGAATCAgagccggcagcagcagcagcagctcataTATGGGCTCACCACCAATGACAATGTCGGATGCTACCAGTCCCATGTCTCTTCCTGTTTACACAACGGCTCCCCAGCCCATCTCCCTTTTGAGCGAGTCTGCTCCCTCAATTCACGAGCCATCGTATCTCCCTCCTTTCAGCCCGCATCTGCAAGAGCCGGCATACGCTCCTTCATACCAGCAGCCACTGTAAGTAGTAATCTGCAAAGAAGATCGCACTagttctctctctctctctctctctctctctctctctctctctctctctctctctctctctctctctctctctctcattaCAGTTGCTGACATTTGACGCTAAACAGGCAATCAAACTACCCCATGTCAATGGATTACCCAGCCAACTACCCTTCATCAAGCCCTTACAGGTATGTCCCAGCACTGATAGCAATTCACCTCGCGTGGAAGTTGATCTTCTAACATGGGCATGATAGCCTCTCTCACTCATCCATTCAATCTGCGGGTCACGACAGCGGTATGATGTACCGTATGCCCGCCTTACAAGGAggtggcagcaacggcagcaacggcagctcTACCAGCCAAGACAGCTCAGGCCACGTCCGCGTGGTGCAGAACCGCCCAAAGCCCCGTTGCTGGGAGCACGGCTGCAACGGCAGGCAGTTTTCGACCTTTAGCAACCTCCTCCGACACCAGCGAGAAAAGtctggccaagcagccaaggccaCTTGCCCCAACTGCGGCGCCGAATTCACAAGAACTACGGCGCGAAACGGC is a window encoding:
- a CDS encoding uncharacterized protein (EggNog:ENOG41), which codes for MQMSWTPRQLAVYRRAKAKARRLQPLPAHASHLQSSRARQCDICIAAYRAALAAYRRVSTAVWRSPSTAPLLCIHTQVLAVAIQFDPSFSMGSRSQFPWQGMFESSNSVPAMMTQDYSPILPPVSESSVSPQSLPKMLPP
- a CDS encoding uncharacterized protein (EggNog:ENOG41), yielding MGSPPMTMSDATSPMSLPVYTTAPQPISLLSESAPSIHEPSYLPPFSPHLQEPAYAPSYQQPLQSNYPMSMDYPANYPSSSPYSLSHSSIQSAGHDSGMMYRMPALQGGGSNGSNGSSTSQDSSGHVRVVQNRPKPRCWEHGCNGRQFSTFSNLLRHQREKSGQAAKATCPNCGAEFTRTTARNGHLLHDKCKQRRNT